The segment GGGTGTCTCGCTCGTGAAGAGTACCAGTAATGAGAAGGGCAACATTATCAATCATGTAGCCGTAGGTGAGGTAGTCCATGAACTTTGCTAGTGAGCCTACAGCATTGGCCCGGACATATCGAAATTCGGAGACGAGTTTGTCGGTTGTCTTTGCGGCAAGGCTGGATGTTGACGGGTTGGGCGGCAGGGAGGCGAGAAAGTCACCATAGGCAGGTCCAAGTTGAAGCTTGAGGTCTGCCCTGGAGTTAGCGCGCCAAGAATGCACAACAATAGAGATGCAATGCAATAAGAATCATCATCATACCATCGATAGTTTCGCACTGGGTCAGATTGTTGTAGGCCGTGCCAGTGAGAAGGCCATTGCGGTAGCCTCGGACGATGCCTTCGACATAGCTGTCATGGTCAGCGGTGCATACAGATTGCCCGCCAGATGAAGCGAACCCACCCATTATTGACATTGAAGAACAAACCCTCCATCTTGCCTGACGTCTCTTGACTCTAGTTATCGAGTTGCGAggcaaagggaaaaaacagCCGTGGATTAGGATGCGCACAAGTGGATGTGACTGTCGTTACGAAGAGTAGTGCCGGTACCACGTCTGCCTGCTCTGATGCTTCTCTGAAGCACTACTATGCAAGTACGACCCGCCGTAGCCTTTGTCGCCAGCCTGCGCCACCAAAGCCAACAACCACCACGTGAGTTTGTTCAATGGTAGGCTCGGCCGGACTTATAGAAGCGCCGGCATCCGGCTCATCCCTCCCACTACCCACTTGTGTGCAGAACCAAAGCCAAAAATTTTGAGTGGAGACTGGAGCTCTTCTTGTCTGAAAAATTTCCATCACATTTTATCTTGCGTGCGCACATCGACCGCCATTGCGCTTTGCAGGAGAGCAGGATCCCAATCGAGCCGAGCAAGCTCGTTAGAGGCAATATTACTTATTCACAATGTCTCTCTTCGTTCTTGCCGAGACGCCGGCAGGGTGAGTTTTTGCCAACGCTACTTCACTGCCTGGGTACTTTGTTAAGTTTGAGTTCAAATGGCTAACACAAATGTAGCTATGGCCTGTTCAAGGCTTCGGACAAGAAAATGTTCAAGAATGAGGACCTTGCCGCCGAACTCGGACGCCCCGAGAAACTGGTCGAAATGTGAGAACGAAACCTTGGCTGCACATAAAGCCTTCGCGATGGTGTACTAACATGGGGTTGTTCCAGGCTTAAGCTGAAAAAGTTTGTCAAGTTCGACAGcgctgccatggccctcgAAGAAGCCGCCTCTCTGAAGGAAGGCAAGGTCCCACAGCTCCTCACGACTCTTTTGGAAGATCTCAAGagcgagaagaaggcctcgctcgccgtcgccgacatAAAGCTAGGAACCGCTATTTCCAACTTGCCCCAATTCAACATCACACCTGTTGCTGGATCCGAAACCATGGATTGCTTCCGAGGAATTCGTGAGCACCTCTCGTCTCTTATTCCTGGATTGGAACAAGAAATTGTCGATCGCATGTCCCTCGGTCTCTCCCACTCGATGTCCCGCCATAAACTCAAGTTTTCCGCCGACAAGGTCGACTCAATGATCATTCAGGCGATCAAGCTGATCGATGACATGGACAAGGAGCTCAATGTCTACGCTATGCGAACCAAGGAATGGTACGGTTGGCACTTTCCTGAGATGGCCAAGATTCTCAACGACAACCTGGCCTACGCTCGTGTTATTCTCACCGTTGGTATGCGAACCAACATTGCCGACAGTGATCTGTCTGAGATCCTGCCCGAGGAAGTCGAGgtcgccatcaaggccgccgctGAAATCAGCATGGGTACTGAAATCATGGAGGAAGATTTGGACAACATCAAGCTTTTGGCCGAGCAGGTTATTCGCTACTCCGAGTACCGTACCCAGCTTTCCTCTTACTTGGAGACCCGCATGCGTGCTATTGCCCCCAACTTGACTGCCCTTGTTGGCTACCTTGTCGGTGCCAGACTCATCGCTCATGCCGGATCCCTCATGAGCCTAGCCAAGGCCCCCGGTTCCACTATCCAGATATTGGGTGCTGAGAAGGCTCTCTTCCGAGCTCTTAAGACCAAGCACGATACCCCCAAGTATGGTCTGATCTACCATTCTTCCCTCATCGGACAGGCCACTGGTCGCAACAAGGGCAAGATAGCCCGTATGCTATCTGCAAAGGCTGCTCTCGGCCTGCGTGTCGACGCCCTTGGcggtgacgatgacgaggaagatgaggaagagcGAGCCATCCTCGGTCTCAGCAATCGTATCAAGTTGGAGAACCGCCTCCGAAAGCTCGAGGGCAAGCCCCCTCTGCCCAAGGGTGCCAACGTCGCCCCGTCTGGTGAGATTGTCGGGGCTGGCGTATTCACCCTCAAGGAGACTCGACGATACAACACCGATGCCGATGGTGTTAGTGAGGAAGTCAATGGTGATACTTCGTCtaagaaggaaaagaaatccaaggacaagaagaagccgaagATCGAGGCGGTGGAGGAAGACTCAGACGACGAGATGAAGGATGCTGAGGATGATGAGAGTGATAACGATGCCACCACCCCTGCCAAGAAGGTCACCAAGCTATCAAGCGAAGAGTATGAGCGCCTTGCAGAAGCCGCCGGTCTCTCTGTCAAGAAATTCAAGCGAAAGTATGAGCGCGGCGACGTCCAGCTCAACGCTGACGGCACGCCCAAGGTCTTCAGCAAGAAAGAACTCAAGAAGCTccgcaaggccgaggccgccagCCAATCCACACCCTCAAAGTCCGCCACTGAGCCCTCTcctgaaaagaagaagaagagaaagctcgacgaagaggaggaacAAGTCGAGCCAACcaaaaaggacaagaagcagaagaagaagaagcgccaCTCCGACGCCGAATAGAAGCCGGCTCAGAGAAAAATGGTGACTTTAAAAATGCGGGTGTGGGGTGAAGGGAAGGGGACCACAAAAAGACAAAACGTATCACAACAAGGCCTGCAATAGTCTGCGATTTGTAGATGTATGATTGATACCTGAGACTTTAAATGGCGGCCGGGGGTTGGTTTTTGATGACGGAGAAGCATTCTTCTGGCCTCGAACTTCTTGTGCCGACTAGGGCGCCGGCGTTTTTGGGAAACGGTTGAATTTGAATGGCATTTGGCGCGAAAggctttcttcttgtttttgcTCTACTTTGTAATCTGTTGAAAGTTTTTTGTCATTTAGGCTTGGCTATCGTCTAATCTTGTCGATCACTCGAGGTCATGGGCGAGCGAAAGGAAACTTGTTTAGTAGACCGCAATGGCATTATTCAACAAATTCTGCGTCCTCACTTTATCAAACGTGAGTAAACTGAATGCTTTCGTTACATGCCAGGCATGCAACGAAAAGCAAGGAGAGATTTTTAAATAGCGCTATTGTTATCCATTACGAGTTAATCTTCTACAAAAATATACAAACTGCTTCCTCCGGTTCCTAAGCGAGCGATTAGGGGTATCCGTCGCAAGATCCTGAGTAAGACTCTTCCCAGCACCCATCCATACATGTCTTCTTCTACCCATCTCCCCCCAAGGTATCAAACGACGGGGTATCATCATCAATCTTCGTGAATCCTGCCTTGATCAAAGCCGAGAGGTAAGCCTGCATTAACTTTACCAGTCACCTCTGTACCATCAACCTTCATTCATTCggtccaaaaaaaaaagcgggGGAAGAAAAGCAAGAGCAACAAAGAAGTAGAAATAGGTGGCTCTAAGGAGTTGGGTCGCAACAAATCGGGTAGGACAGTAGGCGTTTAGAATCGAGTCGTTCAAAGCGCGGGAACATGTTGAGACTGCCGACTCGAAGTGAATGCGGAAGACAAGGTAGAGCATCGTTGAAAACTTATGGGAGCCTATCAGGAGGACATCTCTCGAAATCAAGTAGACCACGCTAATCAACCCAATCACTTCGAGTTAGCATATCACGCTCTTGTCATGTGAACATACGCGAGCATCATTAGATGTTCTCTACGACGCgggcgttgatggcggctTGCAAACCGGGGTCCTGACCTCCAAAGTCATTGTTACTATTGTCATTTCGGTTGTGGCCGCTGCCCTCGCCAATCTCATGGGTGGCATTCAGGGCGTTGTTGAAAGCCGTCATATTTTGGCTGGAGCCAGGCAGGAAGATAACTTTACTGTTGGCCGActtcgccatggcctgcatAGCTTCTAGGTAACGAATCTGCATGGCCGGAGCAGAGCTGAGGATGTCGGCTGCCTGTCGCATCAATTTGGCAGACTCGACCTGTACATGGTTAGCTTGACCGAATTTCGATTTCAAGGGACTTGGAATTGCTCAACACACCTCTGCCTTGGCAGCGATGACCTTGCTTTCACCGATACGCTTGCTCTGGGCGGCCATAGAAAGCGACTCCTGAAGGTCCTGGCTGAAAATGATGTCCTTTATGAGCATGCTCTCAACCTGCACGCCCCATCCTGCAGCGACGTCTTCAATAATTTCGCGGATAGAGTCGGCAATCTCCTCACGTCGCTCAATGACATCCTGAAGAACGCGAGCGCCAATGACATGACGCAAGGTAGTCTGGGTGCGCTCAAGAAGGGCCTGGCGGACATTGGAGATACCAAAGGCCGCCTTGTGAGGAGCCACAATATGGTAGTAGATAACAGAGGTTAGACGCAAAGTGACGTTGTCCTTGGTCATACAAAACTGCTCAGGAACCTCTGATGTCTGGATCTTGACATCGATCTGGAGGAGCTTCTCGCTGAGCGGGTTCActttgaccagaccaggaTCGACAGCCTTGTAGAATCGACCGAACTTGGTGATAAGACCAACATTGCCCTGATTAACGTTCTTATATGGATTCGGGCAACAGAAGCACAGGGGGATGGCTCCCATGGTTCCAATGCAGGCGCCAATGGTATTAACTAGGGGAGCACGTTAGCAAGAAGAGCTGGCCATTACCCGACGTCGAGGGCAGATAGATTTCGAGTTGAACGTACTCATGCTACCATACCAGCCTTTGGGGTTGGGATCGTTGCCGATAAGGGTGGCATAGCTCTGCTGAAGGTCCTCTTGCCTGGGCGGCTCGACATTCATCTTGCCCTGGGATTCATACGCAGGCGCGGGGGCCTTGCTGCTGGACGATCCTCCTCCGTTTACCTGGGCCATGATGGGTTCGGTGGACGAGGTCAAGGAAGTCACTGTTACGAATGCTGCTGGCGCAGACTTGGTGTGATTCTGGTCGGCGAGGTGTAGGCGATGGCCTGGCGGATCTAAAGGGATGGAGCGCAGAGATGTAGGGTGCAGGACTCGGAATGCGACGGTCTATGGCAGGGTATATTCGCGACTAGGTGGTGGTTCTTGAACGCAAGCTCGGTGATGGTGGGATCGATGGCTGTACTTGAGTATTTATAAATGCTGGCACTGGCTGTCGGCCACGTCTCTGACGTCGACCAAGAGACTTGGCTGTCAATTGGGGGTCTCGTCCATCCAGATGTCCTGAAGAGGTCGACTGGTCGGTCGGGTGGTGCAAAGTGGTGCCAAGGATGAGGCAGTGGAGCGGGCGGACAGTGGCACACAGCCTAGTGCACGTCTGGCGCTGGGTGCTCACAGAAGCACACTGAGGCACAgaggcagtggcagtggcagtggcaggcGGGCCTGGGCGGATACCCGGCATGGGAGTGGGGAAGGCGCCCAGGACAAGGCATGGACGCTACGTACTAGCACTAGTATGTACAAGGGCGGTGGTCAGGTGCAAGCCAACCTCGCTCTGCGCCCAGTGGTGCCTTCCCGACTTCCATGGTGAATTGCTTCGTTTTGAGAAGCGACGAGTGGAACGACattggcaaacttggcaagaGATAGCATTTGTTAACCCAAGCGCTCCGAGGACTAGGTGCTGGCTCCAGAAGCAATACACTCATCAATTCAAGGAACACATGTTTGCATATACATGCCATAATGCTGCCTGCCACCGCACCGCCTTTGGTCGTCTCTGTTTTAGTTCAGTTGATTCCACACCACGGCCTGAGTGGAAACAACTCCGGAACTGGAGGGTTGCTCTCGGAAAAGTGGGTCGTTCAACGGCAAGGGTGGGGGCTTCCCCAAGCTCGTCGCTTGGCAGCGTCGCAGCCTTCGTTTCCCGCAAAGCACCTGGCATCATACGATGAATGCGAGGACAGACTAGTTGGGATTTTGGAGCATTTCCTACCCCGATCAAAGTGAGGCTGACAGCTAAGGAGTCTGCTTTTGAGGATGCAGAGAATGGCGAAACAAATGGCGGCGCGACCATGTACTTGCGATCCCTGAGCGTTCTGGTTTCGCGACCGCCAAAGTGTCGCATCATTTGTTGATCTAGCACGACGGAAGCCATTGCAGCCGTTGTATGTGCATGTTGAATTTACTCGGTATGCGCCAAACCTTGAAGAGCGACGGCTTGTTTGAAGGTGCCGATGCCCGTGTCCCTCGTCCCCCCCATTCTCCCGCACTAGCAATCGGAGCTCCAGAGCCGTGAGCGATGATGTTCGCCAGGTTCCTTTGAGAACCACGACGCACAACCTTGTGGAATACGCCTGACCACCAAGGTCCTCCACAAGACACCTACCTGATcaaccagccaaccagccaatACTGCGACTCAAACCCAAGCAAACAAACAGTACTCGGGATTAGTCCGTAGAACTACAGAGTACTAGTTACCTATTAGTTTCTCGACAAGCCTCGACGTCGCCCCAACTCTGACATCGTCCACAAAAGCTTGTCCGAATCGATGGGTATAGGACGGCCTAAAAGGTCACTTAAAGTTTTCTATATCCAAGTGCGTGATTCTCCAACTACTAGGTAGGCACCTTTGTACTACCTAGTAGACCATGGTTTTGTGTAATCTCCTGCTGCGCCCGTTATGGAAGTCTCCGAGGTGTCATCGTGCGGGTCGATTTGGTCAGATGGCTTCTGGAAGCCTTCTTCATTTAGCACCATCATTCAAAGACGGGCAAACACTCGTTTTCTTCACGTAGAAATGTCCTCACAAGGCTGGCTGTACTGGGAAATTTCGGCACAAATTGACATCATATGACGACAGCAACATAATGGCGGTTGTGCTGGGCCAAAAGTATCACCAGCCCCATGGCCGTGCGCCTGCACTGCCTTTTTACAGATGCAAACAAACAAACTCTGATAAACAGGCCAAGTCTCTTGCCTATTCTGTAGACGTGTTGGGCACAGATTAGAAGCACACAATCAAATCGTTTCATCATTCAAAATGCCAGTAGTAATCGTACAGCCACCTCTTCTTCCACCGTGAGCCCGTGACCACAGGCCCCTTTTTTTGGATATCGCCTCCTTCGCCGAGACAGTTACAAGTCTACACGGCAAAGCATCACGCAAGCCCCATGCCCGCATGAGCCTCCGTCACACCTCGAGCTATTCGACGGCTACTCACCGAATCTCGGGCTCTCTCATAAAATCCGGAATCGAGAACCCAGCCTCGCCACCTtccagcctcgccgccgcaaaATCCCTCACGATATCGCCCAGCTTGTCCGCGGTGCCAAACGCGCTCGCCGcaccctcctcctcggcggcggccgtgtCCCTCCCCGCTCCCTGGGCAGCATCCGCATCAAACGCGTATATCTTGATCCCCCGGAGGTGCGTGTCCTTGCCGTTCTGGTGATTCTCCAGGATCTGCATCTGCAGGACGTACGAGACGAGCGTGTTGCCGTCCGGGTCGCCGCCCGCCCCGGCAATAGGCACCTGCTGCCACCCCACGGGgctctccatggccatggtggcaaaCTCGATGAGGTTGTTCTCGCTGGTGCCCGACTTGAAGACGATCTTGGTGGGCGTGTAGGACTCGTCCTCGCTGTAGTCGACGAAGAAGCGGATGTCGCGGATGCCGACGCGCTTGACAAAGTAGACTGTTAGCTTGTGCGGCTGGGGCCCGTCTGATCTAATTCGTTGGCAC is part of the Metarhizium brunneum chromosome 4, complete sequence genome and harbors:
- the nop58 gene encoding Nucleolar protein 58, producing the protein MSLFVLAETPAGYGLFKASDKKMFKNEDLAAELGRPEKLVEMLKLKKFVKFDSAAMALEEAASLKEGKVPQLLTTLLEDLKSEKKASLAVADIKLGTAISNLPQFNITPVAGSETMDCFRGIREHLSSLIPGLEQEIVDRMSLGLSHSMSRHKLKFSADKVDSMIIQAIKLIDDMDKELNVYAMRTKEWYGWHFPEMAKILNDNLAYARVILTVGMRTNIADSDLSEILPEEVEVAIKAAAEISMGTEIMEEDLDNIKLLAEQVIRYSEYRTQLSSYLETRMRAIAPNLTALVGYLVGARLIAHAGSLMSLAKAPGSTIQILGAEKALFRALKTKHDTPKYGLIYHSSLIGQATGRNKGKIARMLSAKAALGLRVDALGGDDDEEDEEERAILGLSNRIKLENRLRKLEGKPPLPKGANVAPSGEIVGAGVFTLKETRRYNTDADGVSEEVNGDTSSKKEKKSKDKKKPKIEAVEEDSDDEMKDAEDDESDNDATTPAKKVTKLSSEEYERLAEAAGLSVKKFKRKYERGDVQLNADGTPKVFSKKELKKLRKAEAASQSTPSKSATEPSPEKKKKRKLDEEEEQVEPTKKDKKQKKKKRHSDAE